The following coding sequences lie in one Arachis hypogaea cultivar Tifrunner chromosome 9, arahy.Tifrunner.gnm2.J5K5, whole genome shotgun sequence genomic window:
- the LOC112710870 gene encoding E3 ubiquitin-protein ligase ATL6, whose translation MTSVLHNCPNDRIILLSSFLFHLLLFFPFIGAQSDNNNQNNSYYNRFSPSMAIIVVILVSALFLMGFFSIYIRHCSDSPSVSIRHLVATGRSRRGPRGLDPAVIHSFPTLEYSVVKIHKIGKGALECAVCLNEFEDTETLRLIPKCDHVFHPECIDEWLESHTTCPVCRADLLPQPGDSVRGAAAVVISELANDQLSSPRNLESRNQSDVVVAVEQESDENLENNKNERVSVDDREVLCLNMNQALNLNRTRGSRSGRPRRFPRSHSTGHSLVQPGEDTERFTLRLPLDVRKKILEPQLNRARSLVILPREGSSKRGYRTGGGEGSSRGRSTRRLDRVFKSDRWIFTMAPPFLVRASSIKSPRVANSAAGGSSSAAPAAAPPVLTAPSATSEIHHLPV comes from the coding sequence ATGACCTCCGTTTTGCATAACTGTCCAAATGACAGAATTATCCTTCTCTCCTCCTTTCTCTTTcacctccttctcttctttcccTTCATCGGAGCACAATCCGATAACAACAACCAAAACAACTCTTACTACAACCGTTTCAGCCCTTCCATGGCGATAATAGTTGTAATCCTCGTCTCCGCACTCTTCCTCATGGGATTCTTCTCCATCTACATCCGCCACTGCTCCGACTCTCCTTCCGTCAGCATCCGCCACCTTGTCGCCACCGGCAGATCCCGCCGCGGTCCACGAGGTCTCGACCCTGCCGTCATCCACTCGTTCCCAACCTTAGAATACTCAGTCGTAAAAATCCACAAGATTGGAAAGGGAGCACTCGAATGCGCAGTGTGCCTCAACGAGTTTGAAGACACTGAAACGCTGCGTTTGATTCCCAAATGCGACCACGTATTCCACCCTGAGTGTATCGACGAGTGGCTCGAGTCTCACACCACGTGTCCAGTTTGCAGAGCCGACCTCCTCCCACAACCGGGAGACTCCGTACGCGGCGCCGCCGCCGTCGTGATTTCAGAGTTGGCAAACGACCAGTTGTCCTCGCCGCGCAATTTGGAATCGCGGAACCAAAGCGACGTCGTAGTTGCTGTGGAGCAAGAAAGTGATGAGAATCTGGAGAATAATAAGAATGAAAGGGTAAGTGTTGATGATCGGGAAGTATTGTGTTTGAATATGAACCAGGCGTTGAATTTGAACCGCACCAGGGGTTCCCGGTCGGGGAGGCCGAGGAGGTTTCCGAGATCACATTCGACCGGGCACTCGCTGGTCCAACCAGGTGAGGACACAGAGCGGTTCACTTTAAGATTGCCTTTGGACGTGAGGAAGAAGATTCTAGAACCTCAGTTGAACCGAGCGAGGAGCTTGGTTATTTTGCCGAGAGAAGGGAGCTCAAAGAGGGGTTACCGAACTGGGGGCGGAGAAGGAAGTAGTAGGGGCCGGTCTACAAGGCGGTTAGACCGGGTTTTTAAGTCGGACCGGTGGATTTTCACTATGGCGCCACCGTTTCTCGTTAGGGCGTCGTCAATTAAGTCACCACGGGTGGCTAATAGCGCCGCCGGCGGAAGTTCATCGGCTGCTCCAGCAGCTGCACCACCAGTTCTGACTGCCCCATCAGCAACATCAGAAATACACCATTTACCGGTTTAA